Part of the Oreochromis aureus strain Israel breed Guangdong linkage group 20, ZZ_aureus, whole genome shotgun sequence genome, CGATGGACAACGCTGGTGACACATCTGCGTGGAAGACTTCTTGCAGAAAACACTTTGAAAGAAGAAACTAATCATCCTAACCAGAACAACACAGAACACATCATGAGAGAAGACAACACTgcagacaataataataaaactgtgGTGAAAGTGGATGCAACATCTGATATCTTTAAAGataagaaagggaaaaaagtcaGAACTGTGCTGACTGTTGGAGAGGCTGATATCGGAAAATCCTTCCACGTGCAGAAATTTATCAAAGAGTGGGCAGAAAATAACCCTTCATTTTTCACTCGGTTTCTAGACACAACAAAGTATTTGGTTGGTatacaaaaagagaaagaactAGGGATATTTCCACTGAAAGTCTCTGAACTTAACCaaattaaagataaaattaGCTTGGTGGGTCTTCTCAAACATTTCTACAAGGAAACCCAAGACTTTGCAATCACTGAATTTACACACTTCCCAGTTTTGTTTGTATTGGATGGACTTAACGAATTTCAGTTCCTGCTCGACTTTGACAACGACACCACCTTGTTTGATATCAGTGAACCAGCCTCAGTGGACGTGCTGTTGACCAACCTCATCAAAGGGAACCTGCTTCCTTCAGCTCTAGTGTGGATAACGTCCCGACCTTCAGCTGCTAATCGGCTGAATGTTGAAAAAGTTGTTGACAGGGTGACAGAAATACGAGGTAAGATTATCATTGCAGCAACTGCAATTAGATATAGTTGAGCATTTTTGTAGTACTTATGCTAGTCTATTACACCAAAAAAGagtcaaaatatttaaaaaaaaactttcataaaagacaaatatagTAAATATTTATATGATAAATAATTTGTTATTGCTAAAAACAAGATAAATGTGCACAGTGTATACTTTTGTAATTTCTGTTTCTAATGTTTTCTTACAGAGAAGCCTGATACTACAAGCCAACGCAAACTCAAGTCTCAGCTGAAGGAGCAGTTTACTCGTGTGTCTGAGGGCATCGACAGGcaaaaaccctctgctgtcctgaatgagatctacacagagctctacatcataGAGGGGCAGAGTGGAGAAGTCAATGAGCAGCAAGAGACCAGACAGGTTCAAAATGCAAAGTTCAAACCAGTTAAACAAGAAACAGTAATTAAATATAATGAGATCTTCACATCTGttgaaaataaacatattaaaacTGTGATGACAATTGGAGTGGCAGGCATAGGAAAAACTATCGCATCAATGAAGTACATGCTGGACTGGGCTGAGGGTAACGCGGTTcaaaacatttatttcatgtttccaCTTCCTTTCCGGGAGCTTAATCTGAGAAGAGAGGAACAACTCAGTTTTGAGGATCTTCTTCATCAGTTTGTACCAGCTATGAAGACCTCAGAAATATCTGACTATGACGATTACAACATTCTGGTTGTTCTGGATGGCTTTGATGAATGTCGTCTTGATCTTGACTTCAGtgaaagtaataaatgcatcgATGTGAGAGAGCAAACATCAGTGAATCTTCTGCTGACCAACCTCATCCAAGGAAATCTGCTTCCTAAAGCTCAGATCTGGATCACCTCCCGACCTGCAGCGTCCAACCGTATTCCTGCTGATAAAGTTGACCGGGTCACAGAGGTGCGAGGATTCAACGATGAGCAAAAGGAAGAGTATTTCAGGAAGAGGTTTAATGTGGATCTGGCTGAAAAAATCCTCACCCATGTGAAGAAATCAAGAAGCCTTTATATCATGTGTCACATACCAGTTTTCTGTTGGATCACTGCAAAGGTCCTGGAGGAATATGTGACCACAAACCAAGACGATGAAATGCCCAAGACTCTAactgacatttacacatacTTTCTTTTGATCGAGTGCAGACAGGCTAACAGAAAGTATAATGAAGATAAGACAAGTGAAAGCTGTGAGATAGATAAATGCTGGAATAAAAGAAACAAGGAAACCATTATATCTTTAGGAAAACTAGCTTTTGAGGAGCTTGTGAAAGGAAACTTTCTCTTTACTGAAGAAAACCTGACAGAGTGCGGTACTGACATCACaaaagctgctgttttttctGGGATATTGACTCAGATCGAAAGAGAAGGTCCTTCAGTGTACCCACAGAAACTGTTTTGCTTTGTCCATTTGAGCATTCAGCAGTTCCTGGCAGCTTTCTATGCGTTTTACGTCTTTAGTAACAAAAGTGAAAATCTGCTTACCACACCTCCTTCAGTGGTTTCACACTTGCCTGCATCCGAGTTTTACAAGAAAGCAGTGGACAAGGCTTTAGATAGTAAACATGGAGACTGGGATCTGTTTCTCCGCTTCCTGCTCGGCCTCTCACTGGAGACCAATCAGAAACATCTGAAAGAGCTGCTGagagacaacaacaaaaataacaaggAGACCAACAAGGAgacagctgagtacatcaaaaAGAAGATCAACGAAGACATCAGTGATGAAGATAAAAACCTCAATCTTTTTTACTGTTTGAATGAGCTTAATGATCACTCTCTTGTGGAAGACATCA contains:
- the LOC120435291 gene encoding protein NLRC3-like, whose protein sequence is MSEEQDMATSTANSPENQRPDSSAKSNVSMKSDTFKEEPPSFDNGVQRPREGRRPVSPAESYVSMKSDMSKGEPLNFSDEVLSSLEGQRPESSAENTVNSDMSKAKPQLFSNNQPSSTTSTDNSNASVKSDRSETSKRWTTLVTHLRGRLLAENTLKEETNHPNQNNTEHIMREDNTADNNNKTVVKVDATSDIFKDKKGKKVRTVLTVGEADIGKSFHVQKFIKEWAENNPSFFTRFLDTTKYLVGIQKEKELGIFPLKVSELNQIKDKISLVGLLKHFYKETQDFAITEFTHFPVLFVLDGLNEFQFLLDFDNDTTLFDISEPASVDVLLTNLIKGNLLPSALVWITSRPSAANRLNVEKVVDRVTEIREKPDTTSQRKLKSQLKEQFTRVSEGIDRQKPSAVLNEIYTELYIIEGQSGEVNEQQETRQVQNAKFKPVKQETVIKYNEIFTSVENKHIKTVMTIGVAGIGKTIASMKYMLDWAEGNAVQNIYFMFPLPFRELNLRREEQLSFEDLLHQFVPAMKTSEISDYDDYNILVVLDGFDECRLDLDFSESNKCIDVREQTSVNLLLTNLIQGNLLPKAQIWITSRPAASNRIPADKVDRVTEVRGFNDEQKEEYFRKRFNVDLAEKILTHVKKSRSLYIMCHIPVFCWITAKVLEEYVTTNQDDEMPKTLTDIYTYFLLIECRQANRKYNEDKTSESCEIDKCWNKRNKETIISLGKLAFEELVKGNFLFTEENLTECGTDITKAAVFSGILTQIEREGPSVYPQKLFCFVHLSIQQFLAAFYAFYVFSNKSENLLTTPPSVVSHLPASEFYKKAVDKALDSKHGDWDLFLRFLLGLSLETNQKHLKELLRDNNKNNKETNKETAEYIKKKINEDISDEDKNLNLFYCLNELNDHSLVEDIKEQLRSGEQNFEDYSAAQWSALTFVLLTSDEKLDVFDLKKYRKSEKVLLGMLPVVKVSKITLLTWCELSEKACSGLTSSVLSSAFSNLSELNFSHNDLLDVGVQHLADGLKSSHCKLEILKLSGCQVSETGCSFLASSLIFNAASLLKHLDLSYNHPGDLGTRQLTDRKEDPDMKLKTLLLDHGGAHRLKPGMKKYGVELKFDETTASKRLILEEDRKVKTVKKVEEKPARPENEDRFKRSQVFCVEGLKGLCYWEVEWSGTVCIAAAYKRVGRNWDSTGGLGCNEMSWGLYCSSTECTAMHGKTSKPLKLPSSKKIAVLLDWEGGTLSYYSVSSEKLSLIHTFHAKFTELLFPAFWFKTGSVTLCDID